In Streptomyces ambofaciens ATCC 23877, a single genomic region encodes these proteins:
- a CDS encoding class I SAM-dependent DNA methyltransferase, whose product MYADDIAAVYDLVHEGKGKDYRQEAEEIAALVRVHRPGARTLLDVACGTGQHLHHLDGLFDHVEGLELSADMLALATGRNPGVTFHQGDMRSFSLGRRFDAVTCMFSSIGHLRTTDELDSTLRAFTDHLEPSGVIVVEPWWFPESFTPGYVGASITEAGERTVCRVSHSVREGNATRIEVHYLLAGPGGVRHLTEDHTITLFPRADYEAAFERAGCDVVYQEGGPSGRGLFIGTRR is encoded by the coding sequence ATGTACGCCGACGACATCGCGGCCGTCTACGACCTGGTCCACGAGGGGAAGGGGAAGGACTACCGGCAGGAGGCCGAGGAGATCGCCGCACTCGTGCGCGTCCACCGGCCGGGCGCCCGGACCCTGCTCGACGTGGCCTGCGGCACCGGCCAGCACCTGCACCACCTGGACGGCCTCTTCGACCACGTCGAGGGCCTGGAACTCTCCGCCGACATGCTGGCCCTCGCGACCGGCCGGAACCCCGGTGTCACCTTCCACCAAGGGGACATGCGCTCGTTCTCCCTGGGACGCCGGTTCGACGCGGTGACCTGCATGTTCAGCTCCATAGGCCACCTGCGGACCACCGACGAACTCGACAGCACGCTGCGGGCCTTCACCGACCACCTCGAACCGTCCGGCGTCATCGTCGTCGAACCCTGGTGGTTCCCCGAGTCCTTCACCCCCGGTTACGTCGGCGCCAGCATCACGGAGGCGGGCGAGCGCACCGTCTGCCGGGTCTCGCACTCCGTACGGGAGGGGAACGCCACCCGCATCGAGGTGCACTACCTCCTCGCCGGACCCGGCGGCGTCCGTCACCTGACCGAGGACCACACCATCACCCTGTTCCCGCGCGCCGACTACGAGGCGGCCTTCGAGCGCGCCGGCTGCGACGTGGTCTACCAGGAAGGCGGCCCGTCCGGTCGCGGGCTGTTCATCGGCACCCGCCGCTGA